From Kineosporia corallincola, one genomic window encodes:
- a CDS encoding serine protein kinase RIO — translation MHDHDQTFGHRRRGRRRFDDEQDDLTTSSSRVLHLEEEDTDAPEAGDRWSTWADSPPTARGPRPYPDWLITELAAVDTDLGLLKTGKEADVSLMRRGVPGTDRWCLLARKQYRSAEHRMFHRDAGYLEGRRVKESRSNRAMSKRTDFGRELIAEQWAGSEFAALKQLWLVSGELGRPVVPYPVQTLGTELLMEFIGDHGQGEGAPRLAQVRPTPGEAQDLWQQAVRAMGVLARCGLAHGDLSAYNVLVHDGHLMLIDLPQVVDLIANPHGPGFLYRDVGNLAAWFGARGVPGIDARQVTVELLAQAGVDSPG, via the coding sequence GTGCACGATCATGACCAGACCTTCGGCCACCGACGCCGTGGCCGCCGTCGTTTCGACGACGAGCAGGACGACCTGACCACCAGCTCGTCCCGCGTACTGCACCTCGAAGAAGAAGACACCGATGCCCCCGAGGCGGGTGACCGGTGGAGCACCTGGGCCGACTCGCCCCCGACCGCTCGCGGGCCGCGTCCCTACCCCGACTGGCTGATCACCGAGCTGGCCGCCGTCGACACCGACCTCGGCCTGCTGAAAACCGGTAAGGAGGCCGACGTCTCGCTGATGCGGCGTGGCGTGCCCGGCACCGACCGCTGGTGTCTGCTGGCCCGCAAGCAGTATCGCTCGGCCGAGCACCGGATGTTCCACCGCGACGCCGGCTACCTGGAGGGCCGGCGGGTGAAGGAGTCGCGCAGCAACCGGGCCATGAGCAAACGCACCGACTTCGGCCGCGAGCTCATCGCCGAGCAGTGGGCCGGGTCCGAATTCGCTGCCCTGAAACAACTCTGGCTGGTCAGCGGTGAACTCGGCCGCCCGGTGGTGCCGTACCCGGTGCAGACCCTGGGCACCGAGCTGCTGATGGAGTTCATCGGCGACCACGGGCAGGGCGAGGGAGCGCCTCGTCTGGCGCAGGTGCGTCCCACGCCCGGCGAGGCGCAGGACCTGTGGCAGCAGGCGGTGCGGGCGATGGGCGTGCTGGCCCGGTGCGGCCTGGCCCACGGCGACCTGTCCGCCTACAACGTGCTGGTGCACGACGGGCACCTGATGCTCATCGACCTGCCCCAGGTGGTCGACCTGATCGCCAATCCGCACGGTCCCGGTTTCCTCTACCGCGACGTCGGGAACCTGGCCGCCTGGTTCGGTGCCCGTGGGGTGCCCGGCATCGACGCCCGGCAGGTCACCGTGGAACTGCTGGCCCAGGCGGGCGTCGACTCGCCCGGATGA
- a CDS encoding HelD family protein, producing the protein MPAGSADEAEIAREQQYFDLAWKARERSRQSLGSASAAVGGKASAAVERAAQEHLEQFGDPDEAVAIGRFDHTDGWTLYVGKRAISDDDNEKLVISWKAPAAAPYFEANHDDPLGVVRKRTFDVERNRVLGFDDLVFADLAARVEELTALEHEGIDDAVLRDLDASRSGEMRDIVQTIHATQYELIRSPLEQLLIVQGGPGTGKTVVGLHRVSWLLFNHSDTLGSADVLVIGPNPTFTRYIRQVLPGLGDHQVEHRDLRTLGPQAGTGREETPEAARIKGELRMSQLLTRALVQRVRFPERTDRLPVGPAGDVLTTLARPEVEDALTRCVNQARSYLAGRTAMRNWITATVTSRVRWGAEVPAPAVEAALERLWPSLTPQQFLRDLFGSRERLLAAAGDRFSVAEVTLLFRAASDRVSDERWSLSDVALLDEADTMLNGIGSQFGHIVLDEAQDLSPMQLRSVRRRSRSGSYTVLGDLAQSTGPWARDTWDDVVASLTHRYPSAIVPLTLGYRVPQQVYALAAQLLPYSAPAVEAPSVVRVGPADPDLRRVSAGDLGAETVRAASDYAARGLFVGIVCADEQRAAVIEVLNAEGVQYQDTRGGALGSSINLVGPVTAKGLEFEAVVVVEPGAIVAGSTHGLRLLYVAYTRTTKFLTVVHHGPVLPIPGQDEQDVPDPVQVPALQGSRAARRPTPAPRVAASPARTGTVAAQEKTDLDDFSAEFAVAMAARLADHVADTAQPRLWDAVVSALAQELRRRREE; encoded by the coding sequence ATGCCCGCCGGCTCCGCGGACGAGGCCGAGATCGCCCGGGAACAACAGTATTTCGATCTCGCCTGGAAGGCCCGCGAGCGCAGCCGCCAGTCCCTGGGCTCGGCCTCGGCGGCGGTGGGTGGCAAGGCCTCCGCGGCCGTGGAGAGGGCCGCCCAGGAACATCTGGAGCAGTTCGGTGATCCCGACGAGGCGGTGGCCATCGGCCGGTTCGACCACACCGACGGCTGGACGCTCTACGTCGGCAAGCGGGCGATCAGCGACGACGACAACGAGAAGCTCGTGATCAGCTGGAAGGCCCCGGCCGCCGCGCCCTATTTCGAGGCGAACCACGACGACCCCCTGGGCGTTGTGCGCAAGCGCACCTTCGACGTCGAGCGCAACCGGGTGCTGGGCTTCGACGACCTGGTGTTCGCCGACCTCGCGGCCCGGGTGGAGGAGCTCACCGCCCTGGAGCACGAGGGGATCGACGACGCCGTTCTGCGTGACCTGGACGCCTCCCGGTCCGGCGAGATGCGCGACATCGTGCAGACGATCCACGCCACCCAGTACGAGCTGATCCGGTCGCCGCTGGAGCAGCTCCTGATCGTGCAGGGCGGCCCGGGCACCGGCAAGACGGTGGTGGGTCTGCACCGCGTCTCCTGGCTGCTGTTCAACCACTCCGACACGCTCGGCTCCGCCGACGTGCTGGTGATCGGCCCGAACCCGACCTTCACCCGCTACATCCGCCAGGTGCTGCCCGGTCTCGGCGACCACCAGGTCGAGCACCGCGACCTGCGCACGCTGGGCCCCCAGGCCGGCACCGGCCGGGAGGAGACACCGGAGGCCGCCCGGATCAAGGGTGAGCTGCGCATGAGCCAGCTGCTCACCCGGGCCCTGGTGCAACGGGTCCGGTTCCCCGAGCGCACCGACCGGCTGCCCGTCGGCCCGGCGGGCGACGTGCTGACGACCCTCGCGCGTCCCGAGGTGGAAGACGCCCTGACCCGCTGCGTCAACCAGGCCCGCAGCTACCTGGCCGGCCGCACGGCCATGCGTAACTGGATCACCGCCACCGTGACCTCCAGAGTGCGCTGGGGGGCGGAGGTTCCGGCCCCGGCGGTGGAGGCGGCCCTGGAACGGCTCTGGCCCTCGCTCACCCCGCAGCAGTTCCTGCGCGACCTGTTCGGCTCGCGTGAGCGGCTGCTGGCCGCCGCCGGCGACCGGTTCAGCGTCGCCGAGGTGACGCTGCTGTTCCGCGCGGCCTCCGACCGGGTGTCCGACGAGCGCTGGAGCCTGTCCGACGTGGCCCTGCTGGACGAGGCCGACACCATGCTCAACGGCATCGGGTCGCAGTTCGGGCACATCGTGCTGGACGAGGCCCAGGACCTCTCGCCCATGCAGCTGCGCTCGGTGCGCCGCCGCAGCCGTTCCGGTTCCTACACCGTGCTGGGTGACCTGGCCCAGTCCACCGGCCCGTGGGCGCGCGACACCTGGGACGACGTGGTGGCGTCGCTGACCCACCGGTATCCCTCGGCGATCGTCCCGCTCACGCTCGGATACCGCGTGCCGCAACAGGTCTACGCGCTCGCCGCGCAGCTGCTCCCGTACTCCGCGCCGGCGGTCGAGGCGCCGTCGGTGGTGCGGGTCGGCCCGGCCGACCCGGATCTGCGGCGGGTCTCCGCCGGTGACCTCGGCGCCGAGACCGTCCGGGCGGCGAGCGATTACGCGGCCCGTGGGCTGTTCGTCGGCATCGTCTGCGCCGACGAGCAGCGGGCCGCCGTGATCGAGGTGCTCAACGCCGAGGGCGTGCAGTACCAGGACACCCGGGGCGGGGCGCTGGGGTCGAGCATCAACCTGGTCGGGCCGGTCACCGCGAAGGGCCTGGAGTTCGAGGCCGTGGTGGTGGTCGAGCCCGGGGCGATCGTCGCGGGCAGCACCCACGGCCTGCGACTGCTCTATGTGGCTTACACCCGGACGACGAAATTCCTCACCGTCGTGCACCACGGCCCGGTACTGCCGATCCCGGGCCAGGACGAGCAGGACGTCCCGGATCCGGTGCAGGTGCCGGCTCTGCAAGGATCCCGCGCGGCCCGGCGGCCGACCCCGGCACCCCGGGTCGCGGCGTCCCCCGCCCGGACCGGAACCGTTGCCGCACAGGAGAAGACGGACCTGGACGACTTCAGCGCCGAGTTCGCGGTGGCGATGGCCGCCCGGCTGGCCGACCATGTGGCCGACACCGCCCAGCCCCGGCTGTGGGACGCCGTCGTGTCGGCCCTGGCCCAGGAACTGCGGCGACGCCGCGAGGAGTGA
- a CDS encoding putative bifunctional diguanylate cyclase/phosphodiesterase, with amino-acid sequence MDRFWKAYLGTGVLVVAVYLLFPAGVPRDLIYGVVGLSSVAAIAAGVLRHRPARPWAWWAMAAGQLMWVCADTLFSWYQDVAHIDPYPSPADGVYLLAYPLVSAGFVVLVRARQQRRDVAGLIDSGVLTAGLALVSWVVLGAPIARAGDLSFPEKVVGVAYPAADILLLAVLMRLVIVPGGRTPAFRLLTGAALALLVADSVFAVLIATSGYESSAVDLVWLASYVLWGSAALHPSMRELTETHVHKPVPFTRRRLTALTVAVLLAPVILIVQLISGTAPSVWAVALASIVLFSLVVMRMNAAIQQVVVSTEQRVRLQNDLAYQAAHDSLTELANRARALELIEAGLHRGQRSGGPVGLLFIDLDHFKAVNDTHGHRAGDDVLRETAARMKRLIRAGDSIGRLGGDEFVVLIESVSTERDLIDLAERLVASISAPMRAGGHDVVIGASIGVAVNRDGGTDAAGLLHEADAAAYRAKSAGRGRVEVFDEALRRQLDERAELEEAIREGLAAGEFLLHYQPVVRVDGATLEGYEALVRWNRPGHGLTMPDSFIPTAEKSTLICHLGRWVLGEATLRFARWLQTRTMDDEEPGSPVTIAVNISGRHLAAASIVTDVKNALRAAQLPPELLVLEITETVLIDEPAAAPHLRALRELGVKISIDDFGTGYTSIGQLQFLNADTLKIDKSLVGSQRPGAAELVELVVRAAHAFGLSVIAEGIEHEEQVLALQRVGCDSAQGYLFARPQESLDVGRDLVPRRSPPSAGERPGD; translated from the coding sequence ATGGACCGGTTCTGGAAGGCGTACCTCGGCACGGGCGTGCTCGTCGTCGCGGTGTACCTGCTGTTCCCGGCCGGCGTCCCCCGTGACCTGATCTACGGCGTGGTCGGCCTGTCCAGCGTGGCCGCCATCGCCGCCGGCGTCCTGCGTCACCGACCTGCCCGCCCCTGGGCGTGGTGGGCGATGGCGGCCGGCCAGCTGATGTGGGTCTGCGCCGACACCCTGTTCAGCTGGTACCAGGACGTCGCCCACATCGATCCCTACCCCTCGCCGGCCGACGGCGTCTACCTCCTGGCCTATCCCCTGGTCTCGGCGGGCTTCGTGGTGCTGGTGCGAGCGCGGCAGCAAAGGCGGGACGTCGCGGGCCTGATCGACAGCGGCGTCCTCACCGCCGGCCTGGCCCTGGTGTCGTGGGTGGTGCTGGGCGCGCCGATCGCCCGGGCCGGTGATCTGTCGTTCCCGGAAAAGGTCGTGGGAGTGGCCTATCCGGCCGCCGACATCTTGCTCCTCGCCGTCCTGATGCGGCTGGTCATCGTGCCCGGCGGCCGCACTCCCGCCTTCCGCCTGCTCACCGGCGCCGCCCTGGCGCTGCTGGTCGCGGACTCGGTGTTCGCCGTCCTGATCGCGACCTCCGGGTACGAGAGCAGCGCCGTCGATCTGGTGTGGCTGGCGTCCTACGTCCTCTGGGGGTCGGCGGCGCTGCATCCCTCGATGCGCGAACTCACCGAGACCCACGTCCACAAGCCGGTCCCGTTCACCCGCCGGCGCCTGACCGCACTCACCGTGGCCGTCCTCCTGGCCCCGGTCATCCTCATTGTCCAGCTGATCTCCGGTACGGCGCCCAGCGTCTGGGCGGTGGCCCTCGCGTCCATCGTCCTGTTCAGCCTCGTGGTGATGCGCATGAACGCGGCCATCCAGCAGGTCGTCGTCTCCACCGAGCAGCGGGTTCGTCTCCAGAACGACCTGGCCTACCAGGCGGCTCACGACTCGCTCACCGAACTGGCCAACCGGGCAAGGGCTCTCGAACTGATAGAAGCCGGACTGCACCGCGGGCAGCGTTCCGGAGGACCGGTCGGGCTGCTCTTCATCGACCTCGATCACTTCAAGGCGGTCAACGACACCCACGGTCATCGAGCGGGGGACGACGTACTACGCGAAACCGCCGCCAGGATGAAGCGTCTCATTCGCGCGGGCGACAGCATCGGCCGCCTGGGCGGTGACGAGTTCGTCGTCCTGATCGAATCGGTCTCCACCGAGAGGGATCTCATCGATCTGGCCGAGCGCCTGGTCGCCAGCATCTCCGCGCCGATGCGCGCCGGAGGGCACGACGTGGTGATCGGCGCGAGCATCGGCGTGGCCGTCAACCGGGACGGCGGGACCGACGCCGCGGGACTGCTGCACGAGGCCGACGCAGCCGCCTACCGGGCCAAGTCCGCAGGTCGCGGACGGGTTGAGGTGTTCGACGAGGCCCTGCGCCGCCAGTTGGACGAGCGGGCCGAGCTGGAGGAGGCGATACGCGAGGGCCTGGCAGCCGGCGAGTTCCTGCTGCACTACCAGCCCGTCGTGCGCGTGGACGGCGCCACACTGGAGGGTTACGAGGCCCTGGTCCGCTGGAACCGCCCGGGACACGGGCTGACCATGCCGGACTCGTTCATCCCCACCGCCGAGAAATCCACCCTGATCTGCCATCTGGGACGCTGGGTCCTGGGTGAGGCGACACTCCGGTTCGCCCGGTGGTTGCAGACCAGAACCATGGACGACGAGGAGCCCGGCTCCCCCGTCACGATCGCCGTGAACATCTCGGGCCGCCACCTGGCCGCCGCGAGCATCGTGACCGACGTGAAGAACGCCCTGCGGGCCGCGCAGCTGCCGCCGGAGCTGCTGGTGCTGGAGATCACCGAGACCGTCCTGATCGACGAGCCCGCCGCCGCGCCCCACCTGCGGGCGCTGCGGGAGCTGGGCGTCAAGATCAGCATCGACGACTTCGGCACCGGCTACACCTCCATCGGGCAGCTCCAGTTCCTGAACGCCGACACCCTGAAGATCGACAAGAGCCTGGTCGGCTCCCAGCGCCCGGGTGCCGCCGAGCTGGTCGAGCTGGTGGTGCGCGCCGCCCACGCCTTCGGGCTCAGCGTCATCGCCGAGGGCATCGAGCACGAGGAGCAGGTACTCGCACTGCAACGGGTGGGGTGTGATTCCGCGCAGGGGTACTTGTTCGCGCGGCCGCAGGAGAGCCTGGACGTGGGGCGGGATCTGGTGCCGCGTCGCTCACCACCGTCGGCGGGAGAGCGCCCGGGCGATTGA
- a CDS encoding TerB N-terminal domain-containing protein, whose protein sequence is MSAPLLPPAGWYLDVQIPGRDRWWDGERWTEHARPTPHPAVPREAPWLHETRIPLLGAQARFDGTRLVVEAGFPAVARELGSRRLIVAMVDVLGVEVSEPGTQRHGTVTFDVRPHPVRLRFQREHADGVLWLRDMITVALAPRRIPQAPPHLPEDARSLQEAGPDAPEARPWRSPDNAAEAGLPLPIRARTTPPPGPAPRRAAAAPAAPGDETDHLQAALTWIAANHEPEHVPEAATQAFLRREPETLSTAVTWSTPEPAPIAEREPGVDPDTGPATLTDAGPEPKSRPDGVDEPGLPPVALVAPVAPVAPVTPVAPAEATAEDDPELSRATPKAEAFEAAETAGPAEAAETAGPVETAEAAEPAGPVETAEPVEPAEPFETAEPVETAEPVETAEPVETAEPVETAEKAEKAEKARVTEANETAQVAETSPAVETVEAAKAGKTTEADETTEAKTTKADKTAEANETAEAAGAIKGGKATETTDANEAATSVETATTGAAVNTVGTAEAVEANDQVNPAGTLDAAGMAETVDVVGTAEALKAAEAPPVVEATQKATATEHSPADESRGKTAETPDDASPASLPTLVSRQAGISAPQPDAANHQDPTAPESSIPLQGSAVSENFPASESSQATPGSVASPLTTPARPAAPETAALPRIGIPFPANHAKPWAARPSALDQQPAPRPNDPPTSHRAPQPDSEAQPRTDDSAQKAGAIPSAPVRSALPPDATAPIPLAVARSRRTSGTPETARTSPAANAPQRMDESPLSGARRPITHGPQWFGPEQTVEVGSFVLPGLIYVGRRSRRSERLNGEPGLIDPGLDSATGTPDWTGDGIGKNPSYHTLKTGQRNAYLSWLASGRREPAAPPAVFGTIFLYGLERRIMVDAHGGDQRARAEISAIVAEVRRLKTVFAENEAFGTSADALVEAAAWVEADGAVDLDADPGPDLDATLDNDPGPGRSRPPAEPPTVWLRRRLGEFARQERPLPASWALAWATAAPGNPLPPLVTRRPAEFAPLFRTRYHEHHGQGLVISPDGPPLSLSYRPAAGDLPRIELTFGVPDVVHAPDTLKAISAVAQACADELDAYSQWLGDDDGSATPAALLADLLTRGDTSSP, encoded by the coding sequence TTGTCCGCTCCGCTCCTGCCTCCGGCCGGCTGGTATCTCGACGTCCAGATCCCTGGCCGCGACCGGTGGTGGGACGGCGAACGCTGGACCGAGCACGCCCGCCCCACCCCTCACCCCGCCGTTCCGCGCGAAGCCCCGTGGCTGCACGAGACGCGGATCCCCCTGCTCGGCGCCCAGGCCCGGTTCGACGGAACCCGCCTGGTCGTCGAGGCCGGGTTCCCCGCCGTCGCCCGTGAGCTGGGCTCCCGGCGTCTGATCGTCGCCATGGTGGACGTCCTCGGCGTCGAGGTCTCCGAGCCCGGCACCCAGCGGCACGGGACGGTGACGTTCGATGTCCGCCCGCACCCCGTCCGGCTGCGTTTCCAGCGCGAGCATGCCGACGGAGTGCTCTGGCTGCGCGACATGATCACCGTCGCCCTGGCACCCCGCCGGATTCCGCAGGCACCGCCGCACCTGCCTGAAGACGCCCGAAGCCTCCAGGAAGCAGGGCCGGACGCCCCGGAGGCCCGGCCCTGGCGTTCACCCGACAACGCCGCAGAGGCCGGGCTCCCGCTGCCGATCCGTGCCCGGACCACGCCACCCCCCGGACCAGCACCTCGCCGGGCCGCGGCGGCTCCGGCCGCACCAGGTGACGAGACGGATCACCTCCAGGCAGCCCTCACCTGGATCGCCGCCAACCACGAACCGGAGCACGTGCCGGAGGCCGCCACGCAGGCCTTCCTGCGACGCGAGCCGGAGACCCTGTCGACGGCCGTCACCTGGAGCACCCCCGAGCCCGCGCCGATCGCGGAGCGAGAGCCCGGCGTGGACCCCGACACCGGCCCGGCAACACTCACCGACGCCGGCCCGGAACCGAAGTCCCGGCCGGACGGCGTCGACGAACCGGGCCTCCCCCCGGTCGCTCTGGTCGCTCCGGTCGCTCCGGTCGCCCCCGTCACCCCCGTCGCCCCGGCTGAGGCGACCGCCGAAGATGATCCGGAGTTGTCCCGGGCCACCCCGAAGGCCGAGGCGTTCGAAGCGGCCGAGACGGCCGGACCGGCCGAAGCGGCCGAGACGGCCGGACCGGTCGAGACGGCCGAAGCGGCCGAGCCGGCCGGACCGGTCGAGACGGCCGAACCGGTCGAGCCGGCCGAACCGTTCGAGACGGCCGAACCGGTCGAGACGGCCGAACCGGTCGAGACGGCCGAACCGGTCGAGACGGCCGAACCGGTCGAGACGGCCGAAAAGGCCGAAAAGGCCGAAAAGGCCAGGGTGACCGAAGCGAACGAGACAGCCCAAGTGGCAGAAACGTCCCCAGCGGTCGAGACGGTCGAGGCAGCCAAGGCCGGGAAGACGACTGAAGCGGACGAGACAACCGAAGCCAAGACAACCAAGGCCGACAAGACAGCCGAGGCCAACGAAACAGCCGAAGCGGCCGGGGCAATCAAGGGCGGCAAGGCGACCGAGACGACCGACGCGAACGAGGCAGCCACGTCGGTCGAGACGGCTACGACGGGCGCGGCGGTCAACACGGTCGGCACAGCCGAGGCGGTCGAGGCGAACGACCAGGTCAATCCGGCGGGAACGCTCGACGCGGCCGGCATGGCAGAAACAGTCGACGTGGTCGGCACAGCCGAGGCGCTCAAGGCAGCCGAAGCACCCCCGGTGGTCGAGGCGACGCAGAAGGCCACAGCGACCGAGCACTCGCCCGCCGACGAGAGCAGGGGCAAGACAGCGGAAACTCCGGACGACGCGTCACCGGCTTCGCTGCCCACGCTCGTCTCGCGGCAGGCCGGCATCTCCGCCCCGCAACCGGACGCGGCGAACCACCAGGACCCGACAGCGCCCGAGAGCTCGATCCCGCTGCAAGGCTCGGCAGTCTCGGAAAACTTTCCGGCGTCCGAGAGCTCGCAGGCCACCCCAGGATCGGTCGCGTCTCCTCTCACCACCCCGGCACGTCCGGCCGCCCCGGAGACCGCCGCTCTGCCCCGCATCGGCATCCCCTTCCCCGCGAACCACGCAAAGCCCTGGGCCGCAAGGCCATCCGCACTCGATCAGCAGCCTGCCCCGCGCCCGAACGATCCGCCGACCAGCCATCGCGCGCCGCAGCCCGATTCCGAGGCCCAGCCCCGCACCGACGACTCGGCGCAGAAGGCCGGGGCGATTCCCTCGGCACCGGTCAGATCCGCTCTGCCGCCCGACGCCACGGCACCCATTCCCCTCGCCGTCGCCAGGAGTCGCAGAACCTCGGGCACTCCTGAGACCGCTCGCACCTCACCGGCCGCGAATGCTCCTCAACGCATGGACGAAAGCCCGCTTTCCGGCGCTCGCAGGCCGATCACGCACGGTCCCCAGTGGTTCGGGCCGGAGCAGACCGTCGAGGTCGGATCGTTCGTCCTGCCCGGCCTGATCTATGTGGGACGCCGCTCCCGCCGCTCGGAACGCCTCAACGGCGAGCCGGGGCTCATCGACCCGGGCCTGGACTCGGCCACCGGCACCCCGGACTGGACCGGTGACGGAATCGGCAAGAACCCCAGCTATCACACCCTGAAAACCGGCCAGCGCAACGCCTATCTGTCCTGGCTGGCTTCCGGGCGCCGGGAACCCGCTGCTCCACCGGCGGTTTTCGGCACCATTTTCCTCTACGGCCTCGAACGGCGCATCATGGTGGACGCCCACGGCGGCGACCAGCGGGCCCGCGCCGAGATCTCCGCGATCGTTGCCGAGGTACGGCGCCTGAAAACCGTTTTCGCGGAGAACGAGGCCTTCGGCACGAGCGCTGACGCACTCGTCGAGGCAGCCGCCTGGGTCGAGGCCGACGGGGCCGTCGACCTGGACGCCGACCCCGGCCCCGACCTCGACGCCACTCTCGACAACGACCCCGGCCCCGGCCGAAGCCGGCCGCCGGCCGAGCCCCCGACCGTGTGGCTGCGCCGCCGGCTGGGTGAGTTCGCCCGTCAGGAAAGGCCTTTGCCGGCATCGTGGGCCCTCGCCTGGGCGACCGCCGCTCCCGGCAACCCGCTGCCGCCTCTGGTGACCCGGCGCCCGGCGGAGTTCGCTCCGCTGTTCCGCACCCGCTACCACGAGCATCACGGCCAGGGCCTCGTGATCAGCCCGGACGGGCCGCCCCTGAGCCTGTCCTACCGGCCGGCAGCCGGCGATCTGCCCCGGATCGAGCTGACGTTCGGCGTACCCGACGTCGTCCATGCGCCCGACACCCTGAAGGCGATCTCCGCCGTGGCCCAGGCCTGCGCCGACGAGCTCGACGCCTACAGCCAGTGGCTGGGTGACGACGACGGCTCCGCCACCCCGGCCGCCCTGCTCGCCGACCTCCTGACCAGGGGCGACACGTCGTCCCCGTGA
- a CDS encoding RNA polymerase sigma factor yields the protein MEAVTRTRFEGLVAELIEPLRRFLARRTDPATAEDVLAETLLVCWRRLSEIPAEPLPWAYGVARNCLANAERSRRRQDRLVARLVTLDPPGPPAGDASVDLTTALARLRPQDAELLRLWAWEELAAAEIGQVLGISANAATIRLHRARERLRAELERSGTGNERRKR from the coding sequence ATGGAGGCAGTGACCCGTACCCGGTTCGAAGGGCTGGTCGCCGAGCTGATCGAGCCGCTGCGGCGGTTCCTGGCCCGGCGCACCGACCCGGCGACCGCCGAGGACGTCCTCGCCGAGACCCTGCTGGTGTGCTGGCGCAGGCTGTCCGAGATCCCGGCCGAGCCGCTGCCCTGGGCCTACGGTGTGGCCCGCAACTGCCTGGCCAACGCGGAGCGCTCGCGGCGCCGGCAGGACCGTCTGGTGGCCCGCCTCGTCACGCTCGATCCGCCGGGTCCACCGGCCGGCGACGCCTCCGTCGACCTGACGACGGCACTGGCGCGGCTGCGTCCCCAGGACGCCGAACTGCTGCGGCTGTGGGCCTGGGAAGAACTGGCGGCAGCCGAGATCGGCCAGGTACTGGGCATTTCGGCGAACGCGGCGACCATCCGGCTGCACCGGGCCCGGGAGCGGCTGAGGGCCGAACTCGAACGATCCGGTACCGGGAACGAGAGGAGGAAGCGATGA
- a CDS encoding type II toxin-antitoxin system Phd/YefM family antitoxin — protein sequence MTIPFGATHISMADARANLRELLDNVKTTHARYRITRNGEADAILMSVDDLEALEETLEILSDPDEVAAIREGLADIEAGNVFTLDEVRRELGL from the coding sequence ATGACGATCCCCTTCGGCGCCACCCACATCTCCATGGCGGACGCTCGCGCCAACCTGCGAGAACTCTTGGACAACGTGAAGACCACCCATGCCCGCTACCGCATCACCCGCAACGGAGAGGCGGACGCGATACTCATGTCCGTCGACGACCTGGAAGCACTCGAAGAGACGCTGGAGATTCTCAGCGACCCTGACGAAGTGGCTGCCATCCGCGAAGGGCTTGCCGACATCGAGGCAGGAAATGTCTTTACCCTCGACGAAGTTCGGCGGGAGCTAGGTCTGTGA
- a CDS encoding type II toxin-antitoxin system RelE family toxin translates to MTYKIVLAASAKRDLAKLPEKVLPAVLEFIAGPLSQEPHRVGKPLMNDLHGLRSARRGTFRIVYHVGEALIEVHVVRVRHRRDAYRSG, encoded by the coding sequence GTGACATACAAGATCGTCCTTGCCGCATCCGCAAAACGCGATCTGGCGAAGCTACCCGAGAAGGTACTTCCAGCGGTCCTTGAGTTCATCGCCGGGCCGCTGTCACAGGAGCCACATCGCGTGGGCAAACCCCTGATGAATGATCTGCACGGCCTCCGTTCCGCACGTAGAGGAACGTTCCGGATCGTCTATCACGTCGGCGAAGCGCTGATCGAGGTACATGTGGTCCGCGTCCGGCACCGACGGGATGCCTACCGCTCCGGCTGA
- a CDS encoding metal-dependent transcriptional regulator has protein sequence MNDHDLVDTGEMYLKAVLELEEEGVVPLRARLVERFDQSGPTVSQTVDRLRRNNLLDLGGDRQLVLTESGRATAGNVMRKHRLTEVFLHQVVGLEWPLLHTEACRWEHVISDHTESLVAQLLGHPRYSPYGNPIEAGVSAGTENLVRHDGHEPIRIAWIGEPLQADPSALQELMDQGLTPGATVTVTERHTSGVTLVNAEDAGVRLSGQVARHIFVAPVGADLSGIPGAGEPRTLAAQV, from the coding sequence ATGAACGACCACGACCTCGTCGACACCGGCGAGATGTACCTCAAGGCCGTCCTCGAGCTCGAGGAGGAGGGCGTGGTTCCGCTGCGCGCCCGGCTGGTGGAGCGTTTCGACCAGTCCGGCCCCACGGTCAGCCAGACCGTCGACCGGCTGCGCCGCAACAATCTGCTCGACCTGGGTGGTGACCGGCAGCTCGTGCTGACCGAGTCCGGGCGGGCCACGGCCGGGAACGTGATGCGCAAGCACCGTCTCACCGAGGTCTTCCTGCACCAGGTGGTCGGGCTGGAGTGGCCGCTGCTGCACACCGAGGCCTGCCGCTGGGAACATGTGATCAGCGACCACACCGAGAGCCTCGTGGCCCAGCTGCTCGGCCACCCCCGCTACTCGCCCTACGGCAACCCGATCGAGGCGGGCGTCAGCGCCGGCACCGAGAACCTGGTCCGGCACGACGGGCACGAGCCGATCAGGATCGCCTGGATCGGCGAGCCCCTCCAGGCCGACCCGAGCGCCCTCCAGGAGCTCATGGACCAGGGCCTCACCCCCGGCGCCACCGTCACCGTCACCGAGCGCCACACCTCGGGGGTCACCCTGGTCAATGCGGAGGACGCCGGTGTGCGGCTGTCCGGGCAGGTGGCCCGGCACATCTTCGTCGCCCCCGTGGGAGCCGACCTGTCCGGCATCCCGGGAGCCGGCGAGCCCCGCACGCTCGCGGCCCAGGTCTGA